GGAATGGCGGCGATCGCCCTCCAGAAAATCGCACTCTAGCCACTGCGCCAGCCGCCGCCCCACGACGGTCTTGCCGGAACCTGCGACACCCATGACGATCCAGACGATGGGGAATTGGGGCATGGATTGAAGCCTCATAGAGCCTAATCCAGCTCTTGCTGAAGCACAGCGGCGATCGCCTCTTTGGCTTTGAGCTGAAACTCCTGCACGTTCACCCGATCCAGCAGGCGCACGGCAAATAGCATTCCCAAAATGGGCAGGGCAAACACAAAGCTGTAGGCGAGGACGGGCGACCCAAACAGCACCCGCCCCGCATCCAGCGCCGCACCGCCCAGCACCGCCGCCACCGCCCGCGACATGGCCTGCGCCAGCCCCCACGCGCCGACGAACGTACCCGCCGTTTCTGCCGCAGTCAAATCCAGCATCAGGCTAATTGCGCCGTTGGTCGTCACGCCGGAGGCTAGTCCAAAAATCAGCATCGCCAGGTTCAGCATCCGAGGATTGGCCGAAAAGCCCGCCAGGATGATCAGCACAAAGCTGGCGGCGACAGCATAGCAGCCCAGTTTTGCGGTGCGGTGTTTGCCAATGCGCGGCACGATCAGAAAGCCCGTCGTGGCAATGCCGATCAGCGTGCCCAGTCCCCAAAAGGCGTTGAGCCGGGTGGATTCGGCAATAGACATACCAAACACCTCGCCGCCGTAAGGTTCCAGCACCGACTCCTGCAAAAACAGGCTGAGGGTCATCATCATCAAAAAGCTGAAGAATAGCCCCGTCTGGCGGCTAGCGGTTAGCACCTTGAGCGATCGCCCCAGGGTAATGCTGTCTTCCCGGTCGGCAATCATCGAGCGCGATCGATAGCGCGAAAAGGTCTTTTCAACGCCCCAGGTGGCAATTAGCGTCAGCCCAAACACGATTGCTGGAATGATTAGAAAGATCCGGTTAATCGAAGCCCGCACCAGTTCTAGGGGAGCGTCCGAGTCGATCTGTCGCAGCAGCCCGCTAGAGGCGATCGCCCCCACAATAATCCCCACCATCAGCATCGACC
The Thermoleptolyngbya sichuanensis A183 DNA segment above includes these coding regions:
- a CDS encoding BCD family MFS transporter, whose product is MAKGEFISSAVAQPTVKLGLPTMFRLGLFQMGLGIMSLLTLGVLNRVMIKELALPATIVAATIAMNQFVAPSRVWFGQLSDSKPLGQSHRTGYVWLGAALFTTASFLAVQVVWRLNNSIQAAGWGFATYAWIALLALVFALYGLAISASSTPFTALLVDVSDEDNRPKLVGIVWSMLMVGIIVGAIASSGLLRQIDSDAPLELVRASINRIFLIIPAIVFGLTLIATWGVEKTFSRYRSRSMIADREDSITLGRSLKVLTASRQTGLFFSFLMMMTLSLFLQESVLEPYGGEVFGMSIAESTRLNAFWGLGTLIGIATTGFLIVPRIGKHRTAKLGCYAVAASFVLIILAGFSANPRMLNLAMLIFGLASGVTTNGAISLMLDLTAAETAGTFVGAWGLAQAMSRAVAAVLGGAALDAGRVLFGSPVLAYSFVFALPILGMLFAVRLLDRVNVQEFQLKAKEAIAAVLQQELD